The DNA region ATCGGCGGCATGTGCGAGCGGATTGCTACTGAAGTACGCCACTTGCAGCGTACAGAGGTGCGAGAAGCAGAAGAGCTCTTCTCTGAAGGCCAGCGCGGGAGCTCGGCCATGCCGCACAAGCGCAATCCGATTCATGCTGAGCGCGTCTGTGGCTTAGCTCGTCTGTTGCGCTCCTACGCGCTCGTAGGCTTTGAGAACATCGCGCTGTGGCATGAGCGAGATATCTCTCACAGTAGCACGGAGCGTGTCGTCCTGCCCGATGCTACGGTTGTGGCAGACTACATGCTGGGGCTCGTGACGGAGCTGGTGAAGACCCTCCAGGTCTATCCAGAGCGCATGCGGCAGAACTTGGAGTTGACGCAAGGGCTCATCTACTCGCAGACGGTCCTCCTGGAGTTAGTCCGACGGGGCATGAGTCGAGAGGAGGCGTACCGCGTAGTCCAGAGAGCGGCTATGGAAACCTGGCAGACTGGCCATCCCTTCTGGGAGACATTGTGGGAACAGCCCGAAGTTCGCGAACACTTGGGCTCTCGAGAAGCGCTTGCACAGTTGCTGGCGCCTGAAAGGCTGCTCCGCAATGTTGGTTACCTCTTCGAGCGTAGCGCTGTGTCCAGAGCTTCGGCACCATCGGCATGAGCTGGGTAGAGTGGCTCTGCCTCCTTGGTGTCGCAAGCTACGTCGTGCGGGGGAGTTTCTTCGTGCTCGGGGCTTGGCGGGAGTGGCGGCGGGACCGTGCCGCGAAGGGAGTAGCCCCCGAGGGGGAGTTACCGAGTGTTTCGGTCATCATCCCCGCCCGTAATGAAGAGCGGACCATAGCCCGCTGCGTTGAGTCGGTCATGGCCTCCGACTATCCTCAGTTCGAGGTCATCGTCGTGGATGACCGTTCAACTGACCGGACTGCGGAGGTGCTGCAGGAGCTGCAGCAGCAGTACGGAGAACGTCTCCGTGTCATCCATCGAAGGGAGGAACCGCGGGAACGGAACCTTCAAGGTAAGGCCGGGGCCCTGCATTGCGGAATGGAACAGGCCCGCGGCGAGGTTGCTGCCTTCACCGATGCTGATTGTGTCGTGCCGCCGACATGGCTGCGGGCCGTTGTTGCCCCATTCTGTCATCCAGAGGTTGGCTTTGTAGCTGGGCTGACGGTAGTCAGCGGCCGACGGCTCTTTGACCATATCCAAGCGGCGGAGTGGCTCCTCCTTGGAGCGGCTGGGGGCGCGGGAGTGGGGTGGGGACAAGCGCTGGGCTGTTACGGCAACAACATGGCAGTACGATGCCAGGCATACTGGGACGTTGGTGGGTATGCCCGTATTCCGTTCTCTGTCACCGAGGACCTTTCGCTGCAGCAGGCAATCCGCCGCCGTGGGTGGCGGATGCGCTTCCTCTTCAGCCCAGAGGGGATGGTCAGCACGCTGCCAGTTGCAACCGTTTGGGACCGGCTGCGCCAGCTCCAGCGGTGGGGGCGA from Candidatus Kapaibacterium sp. includes:
- a CDS encoding glycosyltransferase produces the protein MSWVEWLCLLGVASYVVRGSFFVLGAWREWRRDRAAKGVAPEGELPSVSVIIPARNEERTIARCVESVMASDYPQFEVIVVDDRSTDRTAEVLQELQQQYGERLRVIHRREEPRERNLQGKAGALHCGMEQARGEVAAFTDADCVVPPTWLRAVVAPFCHPEVGFVAGLTVVSGRRLFDHIQAAEWLLLGAAGGAGVGWGQALGCYGNNMAVRCQAYWDVGGYARIPFSVTEDLSLQQAIRRRGWRMRFLFSPEGMVSTLPVATVWDRLRQLQRWGRGGLLLGGWAVGFGMTTVLFWGAVFAALLVGEWLWTLGLVGCRLVADGALGVLATWTLRRWQLLWALPLGILTLAVVELVLPFLVFLQPRVRWKGRTLS